The genome window TCACGAACAAACAGAATGCCGCTGCCTTCTATCGCTCTTAACCCTTTTCGGCCACATGATGACATAAAGTCACATTGCCATTTTTGAACATTAACGTTATACATTCCAATGGCTTGTGAAGCACTAATATGGCTAAGCACACTATGCTTTCTGGCTATCTCACAAATAGCCTGCACAGGTTGAATTACCCCAGTTATGTTAGATAGTGCAACGAAACTGATGAGCTTTGTCTTAGAGGTTATCGCTTGCTCGATAGATTCAGGTGAAAGGACACCATAGCTATCCGCATTCACCTTAATAATTTTTATTCCTATTTCATGCGCTAACAGTTGCCAAATTGCAATATTGCTGAGCATCTCAGTATCAGGAATTATCACTTCATCGCCAGCTTGCCAAGAAATACCTCTAGCAATCAAGCTGATAGATTCTGTGCCATTTTTGGTAAATGCAATTTCACTGGGTTTTGCACCGATAAATACAGCCAATTTTTGTCGACAAATTTCAACTTGCTCATAAGTTTGCTTGCGGAAGCTCGGTAAATAAATCCCTTGCTCCGCGGTTTTATCAAGATAGCGCTTTACTGCATCTATTACCGGCTTTGGCGGTGGCGCCGCGGCTCCCGTATCAAAATAAGCGTAATGTTGTGAAACTAGAGTGTCTTTTTGCACTTGCGACCAGATATTCGTCATTATTATTCCCTATAAAGTTATTTAGCCCAGAAGGAAAGCAGTTTCGCTTTGAGGGTTGGCAGGAATGCTTTCGCCGTGGAGTAAAGAGCATCGCCGGCAATAAGCCCACCAGCGAAAGTTGAAATTTTATCGGAACTGATATTGAAGAAACGCTCAATGATAATTCGAACCGCGAGTGCAGTAAGAACCGTCCAACCTGCAATAGGGTAGTTGATCATCAAGCCAGTTGAGAAGAGTACGCCAATCTGGTTTTTAGCACCGCCAATTAACTGAATGATGGCACCCGGTATGGCCCACAATAACAACATCATCGCCACATTTGAGGAGCTTCCTGCTTGGATCGTAGCAGCATAAAGCCTTGATGCAGGAACGATTTTATCTTGTTCGAAATAAAAATCGTAGGTAAGTGCAACCACTACCAAGGCGCAGCAAAAACCGATAATAGCGGCAAAATATTGTTGTTTTCTCCCATAATGTTCTGCAGATTGGTTCTTACCATAACCGCGGATCATAAATCCCGTTTTTAGGTCAAAACCCATATCGGCAAAAGCAGGGCCTGTTGCGGCACAAAACCCGACTAAAACGGCTAATGCTTCAGGGGGAAACCCCAGTAAAATACCAATCATCAGTGAGATAAGAGCTGCTGCAGTTGCAGGAAACCACCCAGAGTGCATAGCCGCCATCCCCACAATCATCTCTTGGATTAAAGCGGCTAAGGTCGCAAAAATGAGGAATCCAATAAGTTGTGGTAATGTCATAGTGACAAATATTTGGCTAATAAATGTGAGTGCTAACGCGGTTAAAAAGTAGAAAGTTGCCCCTTTGATTAAGGTTGATTTGATACGTTTGCTACTTTGGCGTAGCTCATCACTTTCTTCGCTTTGTTGCTGGTTATCTTTCTTGTTACGAAAAACAATGGCTCCGATTTGGATTAATGCGACGATACCTGCACCAATCATCACACCATG of Providencia rettgeri contains these proteins:
- the sufS_1 gene encoding Cysteine desulfurase, whose product is MTNIWSQVQKDTLVSQHYAYFDTGAAAPPPKPVIDAVKRYLDKTAEQGIYLPSFRKQTYEQVEICRQKLAVFIGAKPSEIAFTKNGTESISLIARGISWQAGDEVIIPDTEMLSNIAIWQLLAHEIGIKIIKVNADSYGVLSPESIEQAITSKTKLISFVALSNITGVIQPVQAICEIARKHSVLSHISASQAIGMYNVNVQKWQCDFMSSCGRKGLRAIEGSGILFVREALISSLTPTLVGWWNSSINPQTGDIILPQTAKRFEAGCPNVPAIISLDSALDYAVNIGIEQIENRNQALTQYAMKQLSQLSGVEIYGPNNSHQRIGIIPFNINGIPSDVLMQKLEAKNIIIESGHFMATAILKFYQIEKMARLSLHYFNSEKEIDLLINSMKEIKKEYENG
- a CDS encoding OPT oligopeptide transporter protein translates to MNISHDKNDTEVRVSIFSPALLIAIIILSFVGAIIGIQIIVTLGISANTSIIGAVLAILLSRVPLSIFASFKFIDAQNLIQTSISAATFAAANGLIVAIGVPWVLGMPELIYPMMAGAFIAIIIDGTILYGLFNTRAYPASASWPAGVATAETLWAGNKGGKRLGALLTGFAAGAIGAGFGIPTASAGIALIGSIFALFMFAVGLLIRGFSESGLITYNLYENYVPHGVMIGAGIVALIQIGAIVFRNKKDNQQQSEESDELRQSSKRIKSTLIKGATFYFLTALALTFISQIFVTMTLPQLIGFLIFATLAALIQEMIVGMAAMHSGWFPATAAALISLMIGILLGFPPEALAVLVGFCAATGPAFADMGFDLKTGFMIRGYGKNQSAEHYGRKQQYFAAIIGFCCALVVVALTYDFYFEQDKIVPASRLYAATIQAGSSSNVAMMLLLWAIPGAIIQLIGGAKNQIGVLFSTGLMINYPIAGWTVLTALAVRIIIERFFNISSDKISTFAGGLIAGDALYSTAKAFLPTLKAKLLSFWAK